One genomic segment of Desulfurispora thermophila DSM 16022 includes these proteins:
- the rpmE gene encoding 50S ribosomal protein L31 has protein sequence MKEGIHPKYQKARVTCVCGETFETGSTKKELRVEICSKCHPFYTGSQRVVETGGRADKFRKKYGLK, from the coding sequence GTGAAAGAAGGCATCCATCCCAAATATCAAAAAGCGCGCGTCACCTGCGTCTGCGGCGAAACCTTCGAGACCGGTTCAACCAAAAAAGAGCTGCGGGTGGAGATTTGCTCCAAATGTCACCCGTTTTACACCGGCTCGCAGCGCGTTGTGGAAACGGGCGGCCGGGCCGACAAGTTCCGCAAAAAATATGGCCTTAAGTAG
- a CDS encoding response regulator, producing the protein MYSVLVVDDQPGLRRLLYEALTDVCPCVLAAAGGREALAMIDRHRPAIVLLDLKMPGLDGVDTLRLLRERYPDMVVVVMTAYSELETLKSIKELGVSHYLAKPFDIHEVRYLVKALLAKVDKKNCDWRERAGGA; encoded by the coding sequence ATGTATAGCGTGTTGGTGGTGGATGACCAGCCTGGACTGCGCCGGTTGCTCTATGAAGCGCTTACCGACGTGTGTCCTTGTGTTCTGGCTGCTGCCGGTGGGCGGGAGGCACTGGCAATGATTGACCGGCACCGGCCGGCCATTGTGCTGCTGGATTTAAAAATGCCGGGTCTGGATGGCGTGGATACATTGCGCCTGCTGCGGGAGAGGTATCCTGACATGGTGGTTGTGGTCATGACGGCCTACAGTGAACTGGAAACGCTGAAAAGCATCAAGGAGCTGGGAGTGAGTCATTATCTGGCCAAACCCTTTGACATTCACGAAGTGCGGTATCTGGTCAAGGCCCTGCTGGCAAAAGTGGACAAAAAAAACTGCGACTGGCGGGAGAGAGCCGGCGGAGCATGA
- a CDS encoding CTP synthase, whose amino-acid sequence MAKFIFVTGGVVSSLGKGITAASLGRLLKSRGLKVAIQKLDPYINIDPGTMSPYQHGEVFVTDDGAETDLDLGHYERFIDISLTRSSNVTTGGIYWSVLNKERRGDYLGATVQVIPHITNEIKERVRRMATEGAPDVVITEIGGTVGDIESLPFLEAIRQLRTDMGRENVLYIHVTLVPYLRVANEFKTKPTQHSVKELRSIGIQPDIIVCRTEKRFSRELADKIALFCDTDRDAVFQAVDAPSIYEVPLMLEEEGLADKVISRLGLSCQQPDLAEWHNMVQRMKNLSRTVTIGLVGKYVALPDAYFSVAEALRHAGLYHGAAVNIKWINSEELEGRVVEPYLEDVHGILVPGGFGDRGIEGKISAIHYAREKRVPFLGICLGMQLAVVEYARHVLGWHDANSAEFSQTTRHPVIDLLPEQKDLDRMGGTMRLGRYPCRLLPGSLAHRAYGEEIIYERHRHRYELNNTYREELSAAGLVFSGTLPDGYLVEIVELPGHPWFLGTQFHPEFKSRPNRPHPLFREFVGAALHNNCNF is encoded by the coding sequence ATGGCCAAGTTCATCTTTGTCACCGGCGGGGTGGTGTCCTCCCTGGGCAAGGGGATTACCGCCGCTTCGCTGGGACGTTTGCTCAAAAGCCGCGGCTTGAAAGTAGCCATTCAGAAACTGGATCCTTATATTAACATCGATCCGGGTACCATGAGCCCCTACCAGCACGGAGAGGTTTTTGTTACCGATGATGGGGCGGAGACCGACCTGGATCTGGGACACTATGAGCGCTTTATTGACATCAGTCTTACGCGTAGCAGCAATGTCACCACCGGGGGCATTTACTGGTCGGTGCTGAACAAGGAGCGGCGGGGCGATTACCTGGGCGCCACCGTGCAGGTCATCCCCCATATCACCAACGAGATCAAGGAGCGGGTGCGCCGCATGGCCACGGAAGGCGCACCCGATGTGGTGATCACGGAAATCGGCGGCACGGTGGGCGATATAGAATCGCTGCCCTTTCTGGAAGCCATCCGCCAGCTGCGCACCGACATGGGGCGGGAAAACGTGCTTTACATCCATGTCACCCTGGTGCCCTATTTACGGGTGGCCAACGAGTTCAAAACCAAGCCCACCCAGCACAGTGTCAAGGAGTTGCGCAGCATCGGCATTCAGCCCGACATCATCGTCTGCCGCACGGAAAAGCGTTTTTCCCGCGAACTGGCTGATAAAATAGCGCTGTTTTGCGATACCGACCGCGATGCCGTTTTTCAAGCGGTGGACGCGCCTTCTATCTATGAGGTACCGCTGATGCTGGAAGAAGAGGGGCTGGCGGACAAGGTGATCAGCCGCCTGGGCCTGTCCTGCCAGCAGCCCGACCTGGCCGAGTGGCACAATATGGTGCAGAGGATGAAAAACCTCTCCCGCACCGTCACCATCGGCCTGGTGGGCAAATACGTCGCTCTGCCCGATGCCTACTTCAGTGTGGCCGAGGCGCTGCGCCATGCCGGTTTGTACCACGGCGCGGCGGTCAATATCAAGTGGATCAACTCGGAAGAACTGGAAGGCCGGGTGGTGGAACCCTATCTGGAGGATGTGCACGGCATTCTGGTGCCGGGCGGCTTTGGTGACCGGGGCATCGAAGGCAAGATCAGCGCCATCCATTACGCGCGGGAAAAGCGCGTGCCTTTTCTGGGCATTTGCCTGGGCATGCAGCTGGCCGTGGTGGAATATGCCCGCCACGTGCTGGGCTGGCATGATGCCAACAGTGCCGAGTTCAGCCAGACCACCCGCCATCCGGTAATCGACCTGCTGCCCGAGCAAAAGGATCTGGACCGCATGGGCGGTACCATGCGCCTGGGCCGTTACCCCTGCCGGCTGCTTCCCGGCAGTCTGGCCCACCGGGCTTACGGTGAGGAAATTATTTACGAGCGGCACCGCCACCGCTACGAGCTGAACAACACCTACCGCGAGGAACTGTCCGCGGCCGGGCTGGTCTTCAGCGGCACCCTGCCCGACGGTTATCTGGTGGAAATTGTGGAGTTGCCCGGTCACCCCTGGTTTCTGGGCACTCAATTCCACCCCGAATTCAAATCGCGTCCCAACCGGCCCCATCCCCTGTTCCGCGAATTTGTAGGCGCCGCCTTGCACAATAATTGCAACTTCTAA
- a CDS encoding peptidoglycan DD-metalloendopeptidase family protein: MSEKSMTNLSHLAGAVPAAGKPALLVKLPPRLALAQAKSKWKKTALSIVFSLILATTWPVSPCAGSLEERLCAPGEAEAIWWFYQVQPGETLSELAVRFDLPLESLLSINDLSDPDFLPAGQLLKIPAGEVPYRVMPGDTLWSVARRFQVDVHDLARYNDLASADFLPAGQLLYIPASCLDGGQSRYTPTGSRGTQRLDIALSWPVEGWVSSPFGLRQGRPHEGIDIAADFGEPIRAAAAGRVVFAGPRGTYGLTVIIDHGDGWQTLYAHASQLLVSEGQEVAAGETVALVGSTGRSTGPHLHLEVRKNGMPVNPARYLPGADGYA, translated from the coding sequence ATGTCTGAAAAGAGCATGACAAATCTTTCGCATCTCGCAGGTGCTGTGCCGGCAGCGGGTAAGCCTGCTCTGCTGGTGAAGCTACCTCCGCGGTTAGCGCTTGCGCAGGCGAAGTCTAAATGGAAAAAAACAGCACTGTCCATAGTTTTTTCCCTAATTCTGGCCACAACCTGGCCTGTATCGCCCTGTGCCGGCAGCCTGGAAGAAAGGTTGTGTGCGCCGGGTGAGGCAGAGGCCATCTGGTGGTTTTACCAGGTGCAGCCGGGAGAAACCTTGAGCGAACTGGCGGTGCGTTTCGACCTGCCCCTGGAAAGCCTGCTCAGTATAAATGACCTGTCCGACCCGGACTTTTTGCCGGCCGGGCAGCTGCTGAAGATACCCGCCGGCGAAGTGCCCTACCGGGTGATGCCGGGCGATACGCTCTGGTCGGTGGCGCGGCGCTTCCAGGTGGATGTGCACGACCTGGCGCGGTACAACGATCTGGCCAGTGCCGACTTTCTGCCGGCCGGGCAACTGCTGTACATCCCCGCCAGCTGCCTGGACGGCGGGCAAAGCAGGTATACGCCAACCGGCAGCCGGGGTACGCAGCGCCTGGATATAGCTTTGAGCTGGCCCGTGGAGGGTTGGGTCAGTTCCCCCTTTGGTCTGCGCCAGGGCCGGCCCCATGAAGGTATTGATATTGCGGCCGATTTTGGGGAGCCCATCCGGGCAGCGGCCGCCGGGCGGGTGGTCTTTGCCGGCCCGCGCGGTACCTACGGCCTGACCGTGATAATCGACCACGGTGACGGTTGGCAGACCCTGTACGCCCACGCCAGCCAACTGCTGGTGAGCGAGGGGCAGGAGGTGGCCGCGGGTGAAACAGTGGCCCTGGTGGGCAGCACCGGCCGTTCCACCGGCCCGCACCTGCACCTGGAAGTGCGCAAAAACGGCATGCCAGTAAACCCGGCCCGCTATCTGCCGGGCGCGGACGGGTATGCGTGA
- the fsa gene encoding fructose-6-phosphate aldolase: protein MQLFLDTANIEEIKQAASLGVISGVTTNPSLIAREGRDFKTVVREITAIVDGPISAEVISTDAAGMVQEAEELARIHPNVVIKIPMLPEGLKAVKELSARQIKTNVTLVFSANQALLAALAGATYVSPFVGRLDDVGQEGMQLIEEIVTIYHNYRFATRIIAASIRHPMHVLQAALAGSHIATVPYAVLMQMFKHPLTDIGVAKFLADWEKVPR from the coding sequence TTGCAACTGTTTCTGGATACCGCCAACATCGAGGAGATCAAACAGGCCGCATCTTTAGGGGTCATCAGCGGTGTCACTACCAACCCTTCCCTGATTGCCCGGGAAGGACGTGACTTCAAGACCGTCGTCAGAGAAATTACCGCTATTGTGGACGGTCCGATCAGTGCCGAAGTGATCAGTACTGATGCCGCGGGGATGGTGCAGGAGGCCGAGGAATTGGCCCGCATCCATCCCAACGTGGTCATCAAGATACCTATGTTGCCGGAGGGCCTGAAAGCGGTGAAGGAGCTTTCCGCCCGGCAGATCAAGACCAATGTTACCCTGGTCTTTTCGGCCAACCAGGCGCTTTTAGCCGCCCTGGCCGGAGCCACCTACGTCAGCCCCTTTGTGGGGCGCCTGGACGATGTCGGCCAGGAAGGCATGCAGCTGATCGAGGAAATTGTCACCATCTATCACAACTACCGCTTTGCCACCCGCATTATAGCCGCCAGCATCCGCCATCCCATGCACGTACTGCAGGCGGCGCTGGCCGGCTCCCATATAGCCACGGTGCCCTACGCCGTGCTCATGCAGATGTTCAAGCATCCGCTGACCGACATTGGTGTGGCCAAGTTCCTGGCCGATTGGGAAAAGGTACCCAGGTAA
- a CDS encoding class II fructose-1,6-bisphosphate aldolase yields the protein MPFVPVDVLLKQAEEGQYAVGAFNCNNMEIVQAIVAAAEAERAPVIMQASQGAIKYAGLDFIVAMARQAAEKASVPVALHLDHGTSFAQVMQCIRAGFSSVMIDGSKLPLEENIALTRQVLAVARAVGVSVEAELGKIGGTEDDISVADWEAMLTDPEEARYFVEQTGVDSLAIAIGTAHGRYKGEPRLDFDRLAKVRSLVKIPIVLHGSSGVPDEAIRQAISLGVRKVNIDTNIREAFVAAARRVIDAHPDEIDPRKILGPAREAATAIIREKIRLFGSSGKA from the coding sequence ATGCCTTTTGTACCAGTAGATGTATTGCTTAAACAGGCCGAAGAAGGCCAGTACGCCGTGGGGGCCTTCAACTGCAACAATATGGAGATCGTGCAGGCCATCGTGGCGGCCGCCGAGGCGGAAAGGGCGCCTGTGATCATGCAGGCCAGCCAGGGAGCTATCAAGTACGCCGGTTTGGACTTCATAGTGGCCATGGCCCGCCAGGCCGCGGAAAAGGCCAGCGTGCCTGTGGCGCTGCATCTGGACCACGGTACCAGCTTCGCCCAGGTCATGCAGTGCATCCGGGCCGGCTTCAGCTCGGTGATGATCGACGGCTCCAAGTTGCCCCTGGAAGAAAACATCGCTCTCACCCGCCAGGTGCTGGCCGTGGCCCGGGCGGTGGGCGTATCGGTGGAAGCCGAACTGGGCAAAATAGGTGGGACGGAGGACGATATCAGCGTGGCCGATTGGGAAGCCATGCTCACCGACCCGGAGGAGGCCAGATACTTTGTGGAGCAGACCGGTGTGGACAGCCTGGCCATAGCCATCGGGACGGCACACGGCCGCTACAAGGGGGAGCCCAGGCTGGATTTCGACCGTTTGGCCAAAGTACGTTCTTTGGTGAAGATACCCATTGTATTGCACGGTTCTTCCGGTGTGCCCGACGAAGCCATCCGGCAGGCCATCTCTTTAGGTGTGCGCAAGGTGAACATAGATACCAATATCCGCGAAGCCTTTGTGGCTGCCGCCCGCCGGGTGATCGACGCCCATCCCGACGAGATCGACCCGCGCAAGATTTTGGGGCCGGCCCGGGAAGCGGCCACGGCAATTATCCGGGAGAAAATCCGCCTGTTCGGCAGCAGCGGAAAGGCGTAA
- a CDS encoding DUF2062 domain-containing protein — MRDRLKGYWRSAVQKILALSDSPHRVALGVALGLALDFLPVPVISIPLSYLLARMLSISPVAAVVTVVFFKWAVPLFFTLDYMVGRLLLGAHTGGGLPAWQSMPGTGHLHPQYWLGWLGQLGRPFILGAVINATLAFILGYAVVYHLLKCRQRMKSRRLTPSLRTTAGRTRNNTWHGTLARFYLGQQKKVRIRPHRTNLVNHKARL, encoded by the coding sequence GTGAGGGACAGACTGAAAGGCTACTGGCGCAGCGCAGTGCAAAAAATACTCGCTTTGTCCGATTCCCCGCACCGGGTGGCCCTGGGCGTAGCCCTGGGCCTGGCCCTGGATTTCCTGCCCGTACCGGTAATCAGCATTCCCCTCTCCTACTTGTTGGCCCGAATGCTCAGCATCAGCCCCGTAGCCGCCGTGGTGACGGTTGTCTTCTTCAAATGGGCGGTTCCCTTATTTTTCACTCTGGACTATATGGTGGGCAGGCTGCTCCTGGGAGCGCATACCGGTGGTGGCTTGCCGGCATGGCAGAGTATGCCCGGTACCGGTCACCTGCACCCGCAGTACTGGCTCGGCTGGCTCGGCCAACTGGGTCGCCCCTTTATTCTGGGAGCAGTGATCAACGCTACGCTGGCTTTCATATTGGGCTATGCGGTGGTCTACCATTTATTAAAATGCCGCCAGCGCATGAAATCCCGTCGTCTGACACCTTCTTTGCGCACCACTGCGGGCAGAACCCGTAACAACACCTGGCACGGCACGTTAGCCCGGTTTTACCTCGGCCAGCAGAAAAAAGTCCGCATCAGGCCCCACCGGACCAATTTAGTAAATCACAAAGCGAGGTTGTAA
- the rho gene encoding transcription termination factor Rho, whose amino-acid sequence MSNNEYESKTMQELYKIARELEIPGYYRLRKKELIFEIMKAQTEKNGLLYASGVLEILPEGYGFLRPFKYQPSNDDIYVSASQIRRFDLRTGDRVAGQVRGPKENERYFALLRVEQINGIAAEDALNRLHFDGFTPLYPQRRIRLETSPDKYATRIIDLLAPIGRGQRGLIVAPPKAGKTMLLKEIAHSIRRNHPEIYLIVLLIDERPEEVTDIERSVDGEVVSSTFDEPAENHVKVADMALERAKRLVEHKYDVVILMDSITRLARAHNLVVAPSGRTLSGGVDPASLHRPKRFFGAARNLEEGGSLTILATALIETGSRMDDVIFEEFKGTGNMELILDRRLADRRIFPAIDVVRSGTRKEELLLEKHELEWAWHFRKAVAGMTALEAMELLLDRVKKTESNQQLIQTFRPPRRTVINQPVEPKRV is encoded by the coding sequence GTGAGCAACAACGAATACGAAAGCAAAACCATGCAAGAGCTGTATAAAATAGCCCGCGAGCTGGAGATACCGGGCTATTACCGTTTGCGCAAAAAAGAGCTGATTTTCGAGATTATGAAAGCGCAGACGGAAAAAAACGGGCTGCTTTACGCCAGCGGGGTGCTGGAGATATTGCCGGAGGGGTATGGCTTTCTGCGGCCCTTCAAATATCAGCCCAGCAACGACGACATCTATGTGTCGGCCTCCCAGATCCGCCGTTTTGATCTGCGCACGGGCGACCGGGTGGCCGGCCAGGTGCGGGGTCCCAAAGAAAACGAGCGTTACTTCGCCCTGCTGCGCGTGGAGCAAATTAACGGCATAGCTGCCGAGGATGCGTTAAACCGGCTGCATTTCGACGGCTTCACCCCCCTGTACCCGCAGCGGCGCATCCGCCTGGAAACCAGCCCCGACAAATACGCCACCCGCATCATCGACCTTCTGGCTCCCATCGGCCGCGGCCAGCGCGGCCTGATTGTCGCCCCACCCAAAGCCGGCAAAACCATGCTCCTTAAAGAGATCGCCCACAGCATTCGGCGCAACCACCCCGAAATTTACCTGATTGTGCTGCTGATTGATGAGCGGCCGGAAGAGGTCACCGATATCGAACGCTCGGTGGACGGTGAGGTGGTGTCATCCACCTTTGACGAACCGGCGGAAAACCATGTCAAGGTGGCCGACATGGCGCTGGAAAGGGCCAAACGCCTGGTGGAGCACAAGTACGATGTGGTGATCCTGATGGACAGCATCACCCGCCTGGCCCGTGCCCACAACCTGGTGGTGGCGCCCAGCGGCCGCACCCTGAGCGGCGGGGTGGATCCGGCTTCCCTGCACCGGCCCAAGCGCTTTTTCGGGGCGGCGCGCAATCTGGAAGAAGGGGGCAGCCTGACCATTCTGGCTACCGCCCTCATTGAGACGGGCAGCCGCATGGATGACGTGATCTTTGAAGAGTTCAAAGGTACCGGCAACATGGAATTGATCCTGGATCGCCGCCTGGCCGACCGGCGCATTTTCCCGGCCATCGACGTGGTACGTTCGGGAACTCGTAAAGAGGAACTGCTGCTGGAAAAACATGAGCTGGAGTGGGCCTGGCATTTCCGCAAAGCGGTAGCCGGCATGACCGCTCTGGAGGCCATGGAGCTGTTGCTGGACCGGGTGAAGAAGACCGAGAGCAACCAGCAGCTCATTCAGACCTTTCGTCCTCCCCGCCGCACTGTGATCAACCAGCCTGTCGAGCCAAAACGGGTTTAA
- a CDS encoding type II toxin-antitoxin system VapC family toxin, whose translation MKKRKSKQYVLDAYALLAFLEAEPGGEVVQELLQAADNIFFISVINLGEVYYMLWRERGKEAADLFALELCQFDNIVVIDANWERVRMAARFKAGGGLSYADCFAAALAVEKNAPVLTGDRELARIADKIRIIWLDRKS comes from the coding sequence TTGAAAAAGAGGAAAAGTAAACAGTATGTATTGGATGCTTATGCACTGCTGGCTTTTTTGGAGGCTGAACCCGGTGGTGAAGTAGTGCAGGAATTATTGCAAGCAGCGGACAATATTTTTTTCATCAGCGTTATTAACCTGGGCGAAGTATATTACATGCTCTGGCGGGAGCGGGGAAAAGAAGCGGCTGACTTGTTCGCTTTGGAGTTGTGTCAGTTTGACAACATTGTGGTTATTGATGCCAATTGGGAGCGGGTAAGGATGGCTGCCCGGTTTAAAGCCGGTGGAGGACTTTCTTATGCCGATTGTTTCGCAGCAGCACTGGCCGTGGAAAAAAACGCACCGGTTCTGACTGGGGATAGAGAATTGGCCAGAATAGCCGATAAGATAAGAATTATTTGGCTGGATCGGAAAAGTTAA
- a CDS encoding AbrB/MazE/SpoVT family DNA-binding domain-containing protein, which produces MPVVVVSSKGQIVIPAQIRKKYKINQGDRLEIKEINGKLVLELLPRPFIGLYGAFRGNSSLTRLLQEEHALEVEKEEK; this is translated from the coding sequence GTGCCGGTGGTTGTGGTATCCAGTAAAGGACAAATTGTCATTCCAGCCCAAATACGGAAAAAGTATAAGATAAATCAGGGTGACAGACTGGAAATAAAAGAGATTAATGGCAAGCTGGTTCTGGAGTTGTTGCCCAGGCCGTTTATCGGGCTTTATGGTGCTTTCAGGGGTAACAGTAGTTTAACCCGGTTACTGCAGGAGGAGCATGCCCTGGAGGTTGAAAAAGAGGAAAAGTAA
- a CDS encoding radical SAM protein, protein MRLLYCDQKGNFFDHPYLKAAGRSGRSFAELTPDDMIPLPDGASLVMLPGCQPVGMKKGRLVRMESDPQGGGPVWAVGALLPQGYTRTWLPGYIKPPRANLLPLYGYTAVAWHKGSVWVAARLTDDPQRWDPANYESSRLPQIVRQRLDASPGNRILAQLATCTLQYRCFTATNIFLQRWEGGVPVSPVCNARCLGCISRQPAGCCPAPQSRINFRPDVAEVVEVMSEHLQAAGPEGIISFGQGCEGDPALAWPVVSESIARVRRLVTQGTINMNTNAGHTAGVEAICRAGLDAIRVSMISARPQVYHAYYRPAGYQLTDVIKSIETARSLGVQVSLNLLALPGLTDLPLEMAAWQEFLQSGLVNMVQLRNLNIDPDYLLARLPGLGQAAPAGMDAFLQMLEQIPGLKVGNFTHPVGR, encoded by the coding sequence TTGCGCCTGTTATATTGCGACCAGAAAGGAAACTTCTTCGACCACCCGTACCTCAAGGCCGCCGGCCGCAGCGGCCGCAGCTTTGCCGAACTGACGCCGGACGACATGATCCCCCTGCCGGATGGGGCTTCTCTGGTCATGCTGCCCGGCTGCCAGCCGGTGGGTATGAAAAAAGGCCGCCTGGTGCGTATGGAAAGCGATCCGCAGGGCGGCGGGCCGGTCTGGGCCGTGGGGGCGCTTTTGCCCCAGGGTTACACCCGCACCTGGTTGCCCGGCTATATCAAACCGCCGCGGGCCAACCTGCTGCCTCTCTATGGTTACACCGCGGTGGCCTGGCACAAAGGCAGCGTCTGGGTGGCCGCCCGGTTGACCGACGACCCGCAGCGCTGGGACCCGGCCAATTATGAATCGTCCCGCCTGCCGCAGATTGTGCGGCAGCGCCTGGACGCCTCACCCGGCAACCGCATCCTGGCCCAGCTGGCCACCTGTACACTGCAGTACCGGTGCTTCACAGCCACCAATATATTCTTGCAACGCTGGGAGGGCGGCGTGCCGGTTTCGCCGGTTTGCAACGCCCGCTGCCTGGGCTGCATCTCCCGGCAGCCCGCCGGTTGCTGCCCGGCACCCCAGTCCCGGATAAATTTTCGGCCGGATGTGGCGGAAGTGGTGGAAGTGATGAGCGAGCACCTGCAGGCCGCCGGCCCGGAGGGTATTATCAGTTTCGGTCAGGGCTGTGAGGGCGACCCGGCCCTGGCCTGGCCGGTGGTGAGCGAGTCCATAGCGCGGGTGCGGCGCCTTGTCACACAGGGCACCATCAATATGAACACCAATGCCGGGCATACGGCCGGCGTGGAGGCCATCTGCCGGGCCGGCCTGGACGCCATCCGGGTGAGTATGATCAGCGCCCGGCCGCAAGTTTACCACGCTTACTACCGTCCGGCCGGTTACCAGTTGACCGATGTAATCAAGTCCATAGAAACGGCCCGTTCTCTGGGAGTGCAGGTTTCCTTGAACCTGCTGGCCCTGCCCGGACTCACCGACCTGCCGCTGGAAATGGCAGCCTGGCAGGAATTTTTGCAGAGCGGTCTGGTGAACATGGTTCAGTTGCGCAATCTGAACATCGACCCGGATTACCTGCTGGCCCGCTTGCCCGGCCTGGGCCAGGCGGCTCCGGCCGGCATGGATGCCTTTTTACAGATGCTGGAGCAAATCCCTGGCCTGAAAGTGGGCAATTTCACCCACCCGGTCGGGAGGTAA
- a CDS encoding DUF1385 domain-containing protein, with protein MSAEFQYGGQAVIEGVMMRGRASRAVAVRAPDGQIVVDKKPLNSITGRHPWLKKPFLRGVVALVESLLLGLEALNFSANQALGEEEELRPWETFLTMALAFGLAVVLFVVLPTGAAHLLKKQVPGVFWQNMLEGALRLAVFVLYILIIARLPDIRRVFQYHGAEHKVINAYEAGRPLAVESVRPFTTFHPRCGTSFILIVLVLSIFLFATLGHQVLWWRVLSRVLLLPVLAGVSYELLKLSARYSASPLAALLLVPGRWLQGLTTAEPDESQIEVAITALQAVLQESEDIAHAGQTG; from the coding sequence ATGTCAGCCGAATTTCAATATGGCGGCCAGGCCGTCATTGAAGGAGTGATGATGCGCGGCCGGGCCAGCCGGGCGGTGGCCGTGCGTGCGCCCGACGGGCAGATTGTGGTGGACAAAAAACCGCTTAATTCAATTACCGGGCGCCACCCCTGGCTGAAAAAGCCTTTTTTGCGCGGCGTGGTGGCACTGGTGGAGTCGCTGCTGCTGGGCCTGGAGGCGCTCAACTTTTCCGCCAACCAGGCTCTGGGCGAGGAAGAGGAACTGCGGCCCTGGGAAACCTTTTTGACCATGGCCCTGGCTTTCGGCCTGGCCGTGGTGCTTTTTGTGGTGTTGCCCACCGGTGCGGCACACCTTTTGAAAAAGCAGGTGCCGGGTGTTTTCTGGCAGAACATGCTGGAAGGAGCTCTGCGCCTGGCGGTCTTCGTTCTGTATATCCTGATCATCGCCCGGCTGCCCGACATCCGGCGCGTTTTTCAGTACCACGGCGCCGAGCACAAAGTGATCAACGCCTATGAGGCCGGCCGGCCGCTGGCCGTAGAAAGCGTGCGCCCTTTTACCACCTTTCATCCCCGCTGTGGCACCAGTTTCATCCTTATTGTGCTGGTGCTGAGCATCTTCCTGTTTGCAACTCTGGGGCACCAGGTGCTGTGGTGGCGCGTTCTCTCCCGCGTGCTGCTGCTGCCCGTGCTGGCCGGGGTGTCCTACGAGCTGCTCAAACTTTCCGCCCGTTACTCTGCATCCCCCCTGGCCGCGCTGCTTCTGGTGCCGGGGCGCTGGCTGCAGGGCTTGACCACGGCCGAGCCGGACGAAAGCCAGATCGAAGTAGCCATCACCGCCCTTCAGGCAGTTTTGCAGGAAAGCGAGGATATAGCCCATGCTGGACAAACTGGATAA